In Mixophyes fleayi isolate aMixFle1 chromosome 3, aMixFle1.hap1, whole genome shotgun sequence, the genomic stretch GCTTTACCCTTCCATACTGCAGGTAGAAGCACTGCGCTTTGTTGTCAGGTATTTGCTCAGCAGGAAGGAGGATGGGGGTGGAAAGTGAGGAAACCAGAGACAACCACTCTTGGCATCCCGCTGAGTGTAAACCACCTGGAGATCATTGCCGAAATCCAAAATAACCACTGCACAGGGCAAAAAGCAGATTTGGACCCAGAGTGTCCTTTAATTTGCACATATGCATTAGATGCATACAAGAGGAACGAATGTGTCTAGGTAGCGTTGAGCGTCCTGGTGTATGTTGCCTTGCTGAGCTGCGCAAGAATAAGATTTCCTTTTGCAAAGCAAAGGCATTAAGACACAATTGTAAGGGCATGCTTTGCTGTAGAGGGAAGCAAACAGGCATTTCAACTCTGCAGAACTACTTCAACTTTGCACCATTTCAGAGATCAAAGTCTTGGGCTGTACTTTTATTGGGACCAGTATTGTCCCATGTTAAAATTTGACAGAGAATCGCATGTCAAGACACACTCCAAGGAATACCATAACAAGCTAGACACAATCACCACGTGTAGTAAAGGCAGTCCAATTGCCCTTTGCTACATTGAAGTCAGAAATTAAGCTAAAGAgcagtaaacattttattaacgCAATTGGAAGTTGGATATTCAGCTGTGCACAAGGTGAatatagaggtactggagcattTCCAACCTATTTAAAGTGTGCCGTGGTACCTCCACTATCTCACATTTTATGCAGATATGGAACTTAAAGACCTTTGTGCTGTGTGTGGTAGAGTAAATATGACAATACGGATGAGCATTGTGAGTTCTCTCAAATaatcaaaaatgtgtttgctttaAGGAACAGAGCTAAAAGTTTTACAAATCTGTCATTACCCGTAGCAGTAGATTTGCCCTATTTAAAGCTTACTTATAGGAAAGGAAGTGAAAATAACCAAATACATGCAATATGCATGGGCGAACCACTTCGTTTACCAGAATGAGTAGGAGTTAATACACAGCAACTGCTCACCCCATCCAGTACAATAAATGCTAAAGTAGTAATGCACCCCAATGGCCAACATTGATTCCTCCGGTAAAATGCATAAGGTGTACCTATTGTCTACTCACAGTGTAGgcagacattttatttatttttaggctGAACCAATAGCCGAGAAAATGCAGCCCATCAAATCACTAGGACTTAGGATCGGGTTTTAACGATGAGTGAAAAGCCATCGGTATGATTCACTGGCACTCTCCCCCGTGCCTTTGGCTGCGCTAAACTGTTCAACAAGTAATTCCGCAGGCACTTGTACAACCACAATACATATTCCTTTATCGTTATCTCAGTGTAgcgataattttttatttttttacatgctttactctgacattaaaacttttttttttttttttttttaacatgtactggtttctattttatataatataaaaaatatatatatatatatatatatatatatatatattattatttttatctattttaccaAAAGTCTGGGCCCTTCATCCCCCTGCCATAGGCAAACAGAGGTGGgatttcctagtacctggaaatccccctccaagcctggggcactgtataattgaggtggctggaccctgctcctgcttcacacggctctgcttgaaaagggagagctgcgtgcacctaacagtagtgcacgcagcattgtccatttatattatggggataggaagagttggagagcagccaagcactgtctaaaattatagctacacccccatgcatgctggtcacgcccactggcagcatggcatggaactcccctctacaaattaTGCGTTTGCCACTGCATGCGCAAGATGGGCGACTTTTGTCTGCAGAGACTGACCAGGCAAAGTCGTAAGTTAACCCCATACTGATCCGGGCCAGTATATCTTGGCCCTTAACAGCTGAACAGCCACAGATCACCCGAGCTGCAGCCTAGGTTCTCAGGTATATTAGTGGACAGAACACCAACCAAATAATCATACATGATCTAAATATAGCTTCTGTTCCATCACGACTGCTCCTTACATTGTGTAAACTCACATTAGAGCCAGACATTCCCACTGCCCACATAAAAGATGAAAGAGCGGACTGACCAGTGAGGGAGACAGTTTACATTCCTGAACTTTGATACATTTCACAGGATCTCTCATCGGAATGTTGGTTTTACCAAGTAGGGGAATGAGATTCTAGAACTCCTCCGGCACAGATGTAACAATGTCAGATGTGCACACATAATCTGTTTCACGTGTGTAAAGGAGGCTTAGATCTTACATGTAAACCAGGTATTTAGCAAACGGTACTAAAATGATCTGAACACAGTATTCATTCTGGTAAACACGTTACACATTGGGTGTGATCATCTGCAGCGATTTAGAACCTAGTGGAAGTTTGGGACGGGGAGGGAGAGTgatacatcagggggtaaatgtatcaagctgagtgtttttcagcgggtttgaaacaccaatcagattctagccatcatttatttagtacgatctacaaaatgacagctagaatctgattggttgctataggcaacatctccacttttcaaacctgccagaaaactctcagctggatacatttacccccctggtctGCAAGAAAAGCCTGCATATTGTGTGTGgggaatatatatctatatctttccAAATAGGTCATTATTATGTGCAGCAGATTTCCACCAGACAACTCATTTATCTTTTTCTAAACACCATCCAGGAACTTTGTGCTTTCAAGTCATTTATATCACAAAGTAAACTGGTCATTGGTTCTGGGATAGAACAGCTCTGAGCCCTCTGCATTAGATACAATTGAATCCGCAGAGCAggttatataattatttaatgacCTGGAATATAACTACATGCTtggaaaaaaattgcatttagTAAATGCTGCAGGATGGTATATAGAAGACAATATGGTAATAAGTCAGCTGGGAAAGCACTCCAAGTAGTTATTACTGAAACACTCTTTGAATCAGTGTTGGAAGTGGGAGCACAAAATTATAAAATTTCATCCACTTACATTCtcgttacatttttcataccaccacttctaaactcCATACCGGAaattctaaacttccacttcatcCACTGCTTTGAAGGATACATTAACAAACGCATTATAAAATTATACGCTCATATTTTAGGTCCTATTTGATCACAAGCATCACCCATGATATAAATCGCTCACAGCTTTTTGCTGAACACTTTATGAAGTGAAAGTTTACTCTTAAAGAATTTGCTACAATGAAACAGAACAGATGAGATTGGAATCTTAAAGATTCACTACAACTGGCTAAAACTTTGCAAACATGATTAGCTTCAGTTATTGCACGTTCTGTGCTATAATATTTTGAATGCAAGAGTCATTCATTATACAGGACTactagtgaagggattggtaaCAACGCAATGAAATATGAAGCGTTGCATTATACAAGTACAACTCATTTCAAAGTTTGAGAACCTCTATTAGTGACTGCCTACAGCACCTCCTAGCTTACAGTACATGTCTTTAAAGGGACGTATTATTAATTAATGGTTTTCCCGCTGCTTATGAAGGCATTAAAAAATCTTTAATGATGAGAAACACGTTGCCACCCTGAGATGGCACTTAATAGGCTTCGGAAAGCGTTCACCAGTAATAATTACAGCCCAGTTTATTGTCAGCCGTAACCTCTGATGTATAGGGCAAAGCTCTACTGCCAGTGAGAAATACCATTTTGCTGTTTAATACCCCCCTAAACCTCTTCAGACAGCAACTGGGCCAAAAAATTTGAAATAGCTGAGCAACTAGTCTTTGTAAAACACACTATAGAatttatatttatactttattatgtattaatattCTTTATACCAATAAGAAACCAAAACTGAAAGGCCCGAACACAATCACTTTCTCCATTCTGCTGTACAGAAAAACGCATATGACAGTGTGTTGCAGTAACTTTGCGTACACTTTCGCCTTGCGTAACATTTTTCCAGTAGCAGCCTGCCCTACGCTTTTACAGTTTATATTAATTTAAGGGGGGGGAGggaagcaaaaaaattttttttagaaaaactcCAAAGCAATGATAATGAAGCCcaaattttgcaaaaataaaaagccaCATTAAAGAAACTTACTAGGACTTTGCAACAGACTGTGGTTTCCCAGGCATACAGTAAGAATTATTGGCAGTTGCTAGAGTAAGCCGTGGCTATACCTAAACCTGACAATGACCCTTGCGTGACTTTGCAGACTTGCGGCTTGTGTTTAGCAACATCGATGACTGATGACCCTCACCAGCAGGGCAGTTGCATACCTCCCGTTGCACACTACCACTAACAAAAAGCAGACATACAGGAAATTTAGTGGGTGCAGAGGTCTGTTCATGCAAATAAGACACAGCAGTGGCTGGGATGGAAAGCAATTTCAAACTTTTATTTACAACTGTCACAGTGACAAAAgttgtttggaaaaaaaacaaaacaaaaaaaaaaaagctatcttcTCCCTGAGCCTCAAAagttacagaaatatatatatatatactattatacaaCAGTTTACTCGAGTGCTTTTGTTTGCAGACAATTGTAACAACCGGAAATACACaatacacagaagaaaaaaaaaaaacgccaaATGCAAAGTAGGTTCTTCCTTATCTGACCTTTGCCCCGAGAGACCCGGTAGAACCTCTTGAATGTTTCTCGGACACAAGCAGGGAGGTCAAGAGGTTTGGGTGAAATTTTCACAACATCTCAACAAACCACAAAGGTAACAAGTTCATCGGGATCTTCGCAGAGAACAGTTGTTGCGCCCATGTGGTGACTGTGTAACCAAGCCACACCCATCGCGCTCAGGCCACGACGAAAACAGAACGATACTAAACCCCGGAGACCTATCAGCTGGTGACGGACGGAAGATGCAGACACAATCCTAAAAAGAAGTCGTCCATGGACAATGTACACGTGCCACTTGCAAGATAGACACCAGAGAGAAAGCTTTACATTTTGCATCGACAGTTCAAAGCACAGACAAGTTATTGCTATatattcatgaaaaaaaaaaaatagaaacaggCCTACAGGAACGATGAAccatctattgtgtgtgtgtatgcaatcTTTCCTTCATATCCGCCGGCATTTTACACTGAGGTATTTTCAATTCAATGGATAGGAAACTATTCTAAAGGGAGATTGAAACAATGTAAATAGCTGGGTTGTATATGGGGGACAACAGGGGGTCTGGCTGAAAAGGCATTTTGTATACAGTGTGGGATTTTGCAGGAAAGAAACGGATGTGTATTTTTAGCAATTCATCTAATAGATTCATCCATCACAGCCTGAGAAGTCATGAATAGGGTCTTTTCAGGGAAATTGGCCTTGAGGAAATGGTTGACAGAACACGGAAAATATGCTTTGATTTCTTACAATAACGCCTACCTTCAACACTGTGTATAACAAATCGGAAATATCTGCAATGTACATTGCAAACGTAGCTTCTAAAAGTGCAGTTAAACGTACATCAACTTACATTGATATAAATtgtccccacctccccccccccaatcctAAATTTTTGGCAAACTTCTCAATTTAAAAAGTGGAATTACACCAAGCAAAACATAGAATTTCTTTTCACTAAATGTCCAAAACATGACGACATTTGCGATTGGTATAGGTACATGCCCACGACACTAGAATTATATGCCCTAGATCAACCAGCACTGTGCGGGCACAATTGGTGTAATTTAGTGTCGCACAAGATATTTACTTCATTAGGGACGGAAGCTCGAATGCCAGGGAATCCTAAAAAAACACTTGTTTACAATGTCTACTTTGGAGCTGAACCCTACGCTTGAAGTCAACACATCGACAATTCATAGTACAGGACAAAGACACTGTACATTACAATAGTGCTTCCTTGTACATAGATGAACACCGGCATCAATACGGAGACGGATTTCACTTTTTATCCAAACTACAAATGGTTACAACACTTATTGATGACGGAGCTTGTTGGAGTGGAGTCTAGGTACGTAGCCAGTCCTTCAGAAGATCACTTTGGTGGGCATAGACTAAAGATGATAGTTTGAAAATTTGTATCGATCAGGATTCTTGACAGCATGGACTAACATTCAGATGGAAAGAGATGAGTAGTTGAACTTTCATTCTTGCAGAAAGGCAGTTTCCATACCATTGGTCAAGTCCGTGCCTCTGTCCAAAGAGTTCCTTCTTCTGTTGACTCAATCTAACAAAGATTACTGCTGCATCTAGCCTTGGAGAGAGACCTCAAATAGTATTAAATtaagggaaaaaagaaaaaaaaagaaaacgctTCTTCGATACTTCGTGCTGTTGACCACATCAAAGGCtggttgcacaaaaaaaaaaaaaagaatagtctCACAGGTGCATCTTTGAATTGGTCGTCGGTAACAAAAATCCTCCCTAACCGATTCATAGTGGAGCCGTTAGTGGCCTCTCCTCTTCCAATTGACAAAGGTTACGGTGTGTCCAGCTGCACGGTTACTGCTCCTTGTCGTCTGTCTTTGTTGTGTCGCAGTTTGATTCTTTCTCCTCTTCCACCAGGAACTCTTCCGGGGGCCATCTCAGCTCCCCGCTCTCCACGTCTCCCTCTGTGGGCTCCACCACAATGGAGGGGAGTCGGTCCTTGAGTTTGCAGCACCGCTCAAAATCTGATGGATCTGGGAAGATCTGTGGAAGGTAAGAAATATAAAAGGTCAGGTTTAAAACACACATCAGATGACTTCTCAAACCTGGGCTCAGGCCTCACCTATAGGACAAGTTTTACAGTAAAATTATGTTTGCGCtgttcccttttttttaaaaaaaaaaaataagttctgCCCAACATAAGTGTTATTCTCCATATACCATCAACAATTTCATCAACACAAAAATACTAAGCTGACTGCTTAGTACTGACCTAGTACTGACAGCAAATCAGTGGAGTTTGATGCAGTGGAGTAAAATTCATACTGGGCAGTTTCCATCACGTCGTAATTTTAGAGGAAGCAAAAGTCAACTTGTGCAATGGGCAACGTACataagggggggggaggagagcaCAAATTTACAATACCTGAAGGACAAATAGGCAAAGTGCCAAAATAGATTGTATAAAGCTATTATTCAATATTTTGGACAAATATTAATTGCGCAAAGAAAATGTCCATGTTATTAgtgatttgacaaaaaaaaacatacaacaggtataataaatttaaaaaacgtTTGATTTTCCTTAAATTTATAGACGTTTACCTGGCACCTTTATGAAACATTCTAAGCCTAAGAAAAACGATGTAAAAGCAGCGTCTCCATGCAGATCATACATCTGCAGACTCTGTGCAAGAAGGCATTTGAAACAAATGATAAAAGGACTCACCCCTTCTCCAATCTATACCCACTACAATAGAACTTTGCAGCAGACAGGACTATTGTTAACTTGGTTGCAACATTGTTGAAGCTCTTCAAAACGGTTTTAACGCACATTGCCATGGTTGGATTTCTAAAGCACGCGCTCATGAAACATTTGTAGCAAGCAAACCGCTTATGAGCGGGCAGACAAATGTGACTGACAGGGATTGCTGATCCTGTGTGCTCTCACTGAACTGCCGCTAaactccagatgacagctgtctgTCTGAATCCTAAGTACTCGCAAATATTTTCATGGAACTCCGCGTTGCCAGTTTCATTGTTGTCAATGGAGACGGCATACGCAGCCGGCGCAGCAACCAAGAGGACTACTGATTAGGTGCTTACGGGTAAGAAGTTACTTGTAGGATTATTACCGTGTTAGCGCTTTAACCGCAGTTCCACGGTTCTTGTCAGGTCAATGATCCCTGTGAGCCACATTTCTTCAACATTTTGCATTTAATCAAAGAGTTGATTTTAATCTCCACCTTTCAATTGTGATCTGTGTAGACTGGTTTCCTGTCTCACGCTGCATGTTCTACAGGACTAAAGTTTTGTAGGTTGTCTGACACAACAGAGTTAGAGAAGTTGCTCAATTCATAGGTTTTTCAAACAAGGCAGcaagaaaataaagcaaaaaaaataaatgttttgcaatCGCATTCTTTATAGGATAAGCAATGTTTGTGGATGTTTTAAGGGTGAAATTTGCAAAGACGACCCAAAGGGGTATATATTGCAGGGGTCAGATTATGGGTGCAGCAACGggggcaccccctcccccccaaaaaaaagtttcCTCCAATGCCACCAGCTTCCCCATCTGCTGCAGCAGAGCATGAAATGTATTAAGTGCTGTCACCAACCCCCCTCCCCACGTCATGGTCTGACATGACTTGGTCTAACTGCAGGCAATTTTATTGGCAGAGTTAGTTGCCCTGGAATCCCCTCCCATAAGCCTCAACCTAGGCCCACATAACCCATATTCGAAATCTATTGATTAGGTACCTAAGTAGTAGCTTATTGGGAAGATTTATCATTTCCAGGGGTGACATGTAGACCTCAGTCTATGCCTAGTTCCACCCTCAACCTCATTGGCCCAGTGATATGATCTGAAAAAGCTATTCACACTGCTTAGCTTGTAACAAGGCAGTGAGGGCCTGGTATAGACAGACTGCATATGCCTGGCCCTTGGTGATGTAGACTCTAATTCATAAGGAATTGGTTGGATACACATTGGTAGAGAAGTATCTAACAGTTAAATTTATTATGGAGGTTATATTAGCAAAATAGACCTTTTCTCATCCGTTTGGCTTCTGGTTCTACAAGCcgatttgtttttcattttttttcccagtGGCGAAACATTTAAGTTTATGATTGCATCCCGAGGATTAAGGCCCAGTACTCCTCAAAGAGATTACGCAGCATCAACTAAAGAACAGAAAATGAGAACAATCCCCATTCATGGCCCAATATTAATGTCCTGAGATTGGACTTCTGTTTGCCTAGTTTTAAAACCATAAGCTACATTTTTTTGTGTAGAACGAACATTACGGTCTTCTATTCAGTGTCCTAGTTAAAAGATTAGAACATGACATTCTGCTCAATGACAGAGGCCGGATGAAAGATTAGCCGAGGCGTTTAAAGACATACTAAGTTATGAATGACTGGTAGAGCCTCTTAGAATTATCAGTGACGGCAATTTCCAGGTGGCTGTAAGAGCCTCTACTACAACGGAAGGCATAGTGAATGGGaagatgttgtggaactacaaatcccagcatgctgtgACTGCCCTTAGCTTTGTTAAATGTGTGGGCTTCTCTGAATTGGTACTCTTATGTCTGGGATGAGTTATGTTGAAAAATTGATGgctagatataatatatatattttctattttgtataACCCATGCAGGTTGACGTTAAGTTGAAGCACTTGGTAAATAACTAAGCCAACTGTTACAAAGTGTCTTTTCAATCAATTAAGCAAAAGGACATTAAGATCCTAGTCATCAAATCACTAAGAAACCCTACACTGTTCTCATATTAAATAAAGTACTTTAAcaattggttcctagtgaattaatagaccCTGTCCAGGCTGCCATATGCTTCACTCACTGTGTAGGAAGCAGGTGCAATTAAAGCCATTATACTGGGCTGTGTCACATTAACCATTTCCTGATAAACTAAGGAAGTAAACAAGCTGAAGGAAGTCCGCACGTGTGGTACAACACTGGTCAGTGATTGGTGGAGCTGGGGAAGAGGAGGAAGGCTGCGGGGTACAGAACGGGACAAGGGGTAGAACACACAGAACTATGTAAACATATTCAGCAATCCGCTGGTAACATCTTGCACCCTAGGTAGAGAGCAGCTATGGAGACTGCAGAAAAAGAACAGCTGGTGGAGTGAACGAGCCTAATAGCAGCGTTTAAGACGCTGGGGAAGAAAGATTGTGCGTCAATGAAAAAttagaaaatatttattcaagGGCACTACGTCAGGAGGACAATTTTTGTCTAAAGCCGGCCAGACACCTAGATTTAACGATTCAATCCAATAATTAGGTTTGAATGATAACTACATTCTGTGCACACAACAATCTGATACAATTGGGTTGGAACGGAAGTGGATTAGCAGTGTTGGAAATCCGGGCCCCTTGTGCCAAGTCAAAGAAACAAATACCTGCTTCAATTTGATTGTACGACAATGAGCTAACTGCTCGTCCCCTGGACTAAAATTGTATGTGACCTTGTGTTAGCCAAAGGTTTGActgataaatatacaatatttacatgCACCGGTGAGAGATCCTATTGTCGTATGATCAGAAACTTCGTTAAGACAACAAAATCTAAACGTTTGGTCAGTTTTAGTTAATTGGACAGGAGATTAcaatctcaaaatatctcccaactcggcaactccgttctgcgtctctcatccacccattcctggttacaggacttttttcaggctgcacccactctatggaattctctccctcgcacaataagactcctctggtctacaaaccttcaagcgttctctgaaaacccacctctacagacaagcttataatattcctcaaccaccctcttaacctcactacattaccctattaccacacaGTTTCACACAAGACAGCTACCCCTTGTCCAACATTGTTGtgcgacaggatcatttagcttatgagtcactaacctttgcactctggctgggccaaaatgcaaaatgtagactttgcctcatgtgtcaaactcccattgtcccatagactgtaaacttgcgagcagggccttctcacatctttgttttacccagtttgtttattagtttactgtttttgtccccaattgtaaagcgctacggaatatgttggcactatataaataaatgacgatgaatTAGGCAGGAGTCtaatgccacaaaaaaaaaaaaaaaaaaaacaggatacCCAATGTTGTCTGGGAGTTTGCTCTAGCCATGGCCTCTGTGCCATAAGTAATTTTACACCCCAGAAAAGGTGGTAACACTCACTTATCCTATTAATTTGGTGCCTGAATTATAGGCACAGGGTTTTGGGTATAAATAAGTTAATACTGAGAACTGGAACTAAACCacataattataaaattaatgaGGGGGAAAAGGCTCTCCAATACTCTGATGCATCCTTAATGCCTTGGGGGCATTAAGGATGCAGATCATAAAATAATGACACTGGGGAGTCTTGCAGGAGACCTGGTTTAATTGTGACCTTGACCATGGCTGGGTCAGATCCCAATGACCCTGACCAGGTCAACATCTCCCTGTATAACGCACAACAAACTAAATTGGTTCCTGGACAAAATGTACATTTGATTTACTGATAGGAAGCAAAATAAGTCTTTCAAAGGGTTAAGTTAATGCTGCAAAATAATTAAATCAGTCACTTTTATGAACACAACTAGGAACCTAAAAACCAAAGAGATAGGAAACTTCATTCGAACATAGTGGGTGCAATCGCTGCTTTCGGATTAGAAAGAATTGACAGTTATGACTATGAAGCAGTAGCGTTCTCCCTGGACTTACAAGAGGGGGCCGTCTGATGctgtacaccccccccccctcccattaagaaactgcagcacatcacactgccaaaaatgtatttataaaacaaaatctgaAAAAAGCAGCTGGTTTGTCTGAGCTGGGTTCTTAGAAATCTGCTTCGCCCCAGGCCTTTCACGCACAAGTGAGCCATTCTCATTAACATGAGCAATGAATGTAAAGGCTGCAATTTCATTCATAATTACCTCACTGTTTCTAGAAAGTCTAACTGCAGTGCAGACTTAGCAGCTATCTGCCACCATTGCGCTTTATTGGTGCAAAAATAACCATGTATCAAAGGTGACAAGatggttttttttagaattgcAGAAAACATGAGTGCTATAAAATTGCTTTCCTTGTGCAGAGAATATACACAAATGTACATCATTTGTGTGATAAGAAATAGCTGAAAAGTCTGCCCAGCTTAACCCTGCCCACTGATTAGAAGAAAAACGCCAAAATAATTCTTAAAACAACGATGCATAGCTGGTGACTGCATAGAGTAATTGTCTACATCTGCCAACTTTCCAACCCATGACTATTCGGGCAAAAGCATGCCCTTCCAACCAGCTGGCACAACAGGACCATCCCAGCACAGTGTCACATGACAGATGTCTGTCACCTAAATGCATCGGAAGCAGCTATTTTGCAAGCTGTACCAGTATTCATGCGAAGGGACTATTAATTCATTGCAGGTTTTACACATGCAATATGCATGAGTTCATAAGGACTGAGGTGACCACTAGCCTATACAGGCGTTATAAAATGTTTGATGTTGGGGCACAGGATCACATGACTGACCCAAACTTACAAGTA encodes the following:
- the LBH gene encoding protein LBH — protein: MSVFYPIPCTDYLRSAEMTEVIMNTQTMDEIGLSPRKDSYQIFPDPSDFERCCKLKDRLPSIVVEPTEGDVESGELRWPPEEFLVEEEKESNCDTTKTDDKEQ